The genomic DNA GCTGGAATTGGACTTCTTCATTAAAGGAAGTATCACTTTGGAAAAATCGCCAAAAATTAATCCTACGGAATGGTTACCAGCTGCTGGATGGGCGGATTTGTTGAAACTGAGCAACGATTTTCCACACAAGTTTGCAAACATTGCGGACGAACTGGCTTCACACGCGGATGACTGGCAAGCTGTAAGTGGCGAGCAAACTTGTTTCTTCGAACGTTTattcttataattttcattgagTCATTCGACAGAATCGTACAAATTCTCAGATTAATTAATACCGCGTTGCTactaaatatgaaaatttcaatattaccAATTGATTTCAGACGCAATAAACTCAGTGTTACCATTTTAAAGGACATGTaggtattaaataaaaatctttcaGTGGTACGACTTGGACGCCCCAGAGGCTCTGGACTTTCCTCTGGGCTACTCCGCCAAATTAAAACCCTTCGAGAAGCTTATGCTGATACGCTGTTTCCGCGTCGATCGAGTTTATCGCAGTGTGATCGATTACATCAGCGAGATTATGGGAGAAGAATACATCACACCCCCACATATTAGTCTCGAATTAATCTTGGAACAAAGCACGCCTACAATGCCTGTTATTTTCATTCTAAGTCCTGGATCTGATCCTTCCTCGGAACTAATGAAACTGGCAGACAAACACGGTTGTGGAGGCGGAAGATTCAAATATTTGTCCCTTGGACAGGGCCAGGAGAAGgtagattatttaatttgttaattatttaactGACCCCTGTAGGACCGAAGTTCTTTAGACTTTGAGAAAAATTGATGCATACTTTCTTCAATTTGACGTTTCAGACTgcgatagagttgttagaagTTGCAGTGTCTAGAGGGCAATGGTTAATGTTCCAAAATTGCCATTTACTGTTAAGTTTCACCAAAGAACTAGAGAAACTGTTGGACGAGGTTGGAAAGCCTCATCCCGATTTCCGGTTGTGGCTCACGACTGATCCGACTCCCACTTTTCCTATCGGAATATTGCAGCAATCTTTGAAAGGTTATTTCAGAGTAAACAAATTCCTCGCCATTTCTTCCTTTCAATAAGTTTTTATGAAATACTGTTCAATTTCTGTTTTTAGTGGTCACGGAGCCACCTAGTGGATTGAAATTAAATCTTCAGAACACTTATTTAAAAATCAGACCTCGAATGCTTGAAAGTTGTGCACATCCTGCCTACAAACATTTAATTTACGTATTAGCTTTCTATCACGCGGTTATTCAAGTGAGTCAGGCCAGAATTAACCCAAGTATTGCTTAACCGAGTAAGAGCGAAGTCTCGTATATTACGATGAATTGACTGTTTGATTACGCCCGGTAGGAGAGAAGGAGATACGACAAGATTGGCTGGAATATAAATTACGATTTCAATGAATCGGATTTCAATGTATGCTGTATTATTCTGGATACTTATTTGACCAAGGCGTTCACAGCGAAAGATCCCAGGCTCCCTTGGAACagcttgaaatatttaataggaGAAGTATGTTTTATGCATGACTAGCCATAGCTTTGTCTTTTACGATATTTAAGAAAGGTAGTTTAGTTTTAAACGAGATTATCTTGTTTTATCACCTGTCGTAAAATATTCCGGATATGACACGGATTTTCAAACTTTTCGAGTTAAAGAATCTGCAGTTCTTAGATATTTTCCGAACCTTGAAACATTTCACAATTTTAAGTAGAACTTCTTCCTCTTTACAACTTCTCAATGATTAAATTCAAAACTTCGAATTTTATACGAATTCAGGTAACTGTCTAAGAGAAGCTCTACTCTAAACATCTATTTTTCCAATCTTCAGCTAAGAAATTCTAAATTTTACGAAACTTAGGTAATGTACGGTGGACGAGTGATAGACAGCTACGATCGTCGAGTATCCGAAACCTACATGGACGAATACTTCGGAGATTTCCTTTTCGACAGTTTTCAACCCTTCCACTTTTATCACGACGAGGAAGTCGATTACGTGATCCCTCCGGTAGGCGAATTAGAAGATTATCTCGAGTTCATCGAGGGATTACCTCTGGTGAACAGTCCAGATGTCTTTGGACTGCACCCAAATGCCGAAATTGGCTACTTCACTCAAGCTGCGAAAGAAATGTGGAATAATCTTATAGAGCTGCAACCGCAAACTGGTAAGCACGTAACCAAGGTAGTTTGATAATGATAATTTGTCGTCTGAATAATTGGAGAGTTCATAACAAAAACAACAACATAAACAAGCTTtgtcattttttcttttttttttcttttcgagcgAGCAAAAGAATATTGTAGATGTCTCGAACAATTCTACTTTATGTTACAATGTAAATTACCTGTACATCGTAGAGCAGAATCGTGTAATTGTAGAtctttcgattaagataaatTTTTGTACGAGCTACGTTCGAGTtggattaatattataaaattgaaaaatttcacaaGCTTTCGTTCGAAATTGTCCAATTCTCCAAATTTATCGTTCTGATATCGTgctataaaaatgtatttctcTCTAGTACGCCTGGATAAAAGGAGTAAGTTTTTTCTACGAATAACGGTCTACGAATAATTCTCTTTTTGACCGAATTACTAGAAacattgttttattatttagaaGTCAGCGGAGTTGGAATAAGTAAAGATGAATTTATTGACAACATTGCGAAAGACATATTGAATAAAGTTCCTGTCGAGTATGATCTCGTTAAAGTGAGGAAACATTTTGGTCCAACGATAACTCCAACCACGATTGTTCTTTTCCAAGAATTGGAGAGATTTAATACGTTGATTAGAGTAATGAAGAGGACATTAACGCAGTTGAGAAAGGTCTATACTTCCTTCCCTCTCGTACAAGCGTAGATCAACTTTCAACATTTCAAAGCTTCCACGAGTGCACGACTTTATTGATTTCCGAAATAAAAGAGACGCGCTAGAGTGAAATTTCTCCTGTGATAGGCTAAATGTGATTTActttgataattttttaaggattgcatatttttatcagatatatttatataccgTTAGGCTATCGCCGGAGAGATTGGAATGGACACGACCCTGGAAAATATATCCGCGGCATTATACAATGGCGTATTGCCGCAAGAATGGGCCATACTAGCGCCAGACACGAGGAAAAATCTTGGTGGATGGATCGAACATTTCGAGAAGAGGATACAACAGTACACTAATTGGGTGAGATATTACAGTCGGCACAGATTTCACgatttattgatttatcaaaaacattgaaaattatcttcttcttcttcttcgttaaatatagagtcaaaaataaaattcgcttGGCAGAAGATTTCgacattaaataaaatattgaaatcttGTACCAAAGTTAGAGGAACCGTTCCTAATAGATTTTTCCAAAATTCTTAGTCTTCGACGAGCGAGCCTATAGTTCTCTGGTTAGCCGGACTACACATCCCGGAAACTTATTTAGCAGCTCTCGTGCAAATGGCTTGCCGGAGAAATAGTTGGTCTTTGGATCGTTCTCTCACGTACACAGCAGTATCGAGATTTACAAGACCTGAGAAAGTAGAGGAAAGACCCGACCAGGTAACCAATAATTCATCATACATCACCATCCTGATTTCAAAAGTTGAACGAATAGAAATACAGACAGACAAGCGTTTATAAGAATTCCGATTGATATTTTGACTGATTTATAGTAATGGTATTTGAATTTTGTCAAACTATacagataaataataattaaataccGTAGGGTTGTTACGTGAGTGGATTATATTTGGAAGGGGCTAGATGGGATCTACAAGAGCAATGTCTTAAAAGATCACATCcaaaaattctgatagaagaATTACCAATTCTCATCATCATTCCAGTAGAAGCTCATAGACTCAGACTTCAGGTAATGAAATGATTTTAATTTGCGTAAAATTGattgaaattgtttaaataattaatatgtaatttCGTGAATTATAGAATACTTTCAGAACGCCAGTGTACACTACGTCTAATCGAAGAAACGCCATGGGGGTAGGTCTGGTTTTCGAGGCAAACCTCGCCACCACGGAACACATATCTCACTGGGTATTGCAAGGAGTTTGTTTAGTGTTAAATACCGATTAAATGGCTAAGAATTATATACGATTAcagtaataattattattttataagaaaCGCAATATACAAAGACATCCCGTGTACAGtaaatatctttataaatatattaaatatattaaaagaaatctTTCCAAAAATACCAACCATCacattatatttatgtaactttataatattttctttcttatttaaaatatcccATACACCAATTTATTTTCACAAAGATAATCCTTCAATAGAATTAAAATAGGCGATAAATAATTATGGAAAATGCAGATGtatttacatgtatatacagTATACTATTTATTGTATCCACTTATGAACTTGATCTGAGGTAAACAGAGATTGTAAAAGGAGCTGCCGATGAAATCATCCAAACGTTGCCATTTCACCCAACGGTAATTCTCTAATTGTTCTGTTCCTGTTGCTCGGCCAACGAAATGCGGATCCACGATTAACAAATAGGTGTTGTTTGCACCCTCGTGGATTCCTACAACGCACTTACTTGAACAATCCCTATCTCCTCCCATCATGATTGGACTACCGAATTCCTCGAAGTGACCCTTGATAACTGGAACTTGGTCCCGCAAGGCTCTACCATTTGGAACATGCACGATTTTACTGAGAACCTCGTACAAGTGATTCAATACAAGGCATACCTATAAGATAACTGAAATTAGCTTGTTTACTTCTATTTTTGGCAAAAGAGTAGATACTGCTTATCGGCCGTATCGCTAATGGACATATGGacataaatgttaaaaatgaagttttcgGAAATTGCGTTTAGAACAGTTTAGTTAGCTGCAGAGTATATCAGAAATCGTGGTATGAAcaaaaagaagatattttcCTGCAAGTACGGGTGAAAGATCTATCAAATTAGTATTATCTTTTCAGCTGTTTCTTATAAATAAAAGGTAAGTCAAGTGTGCTTGTGTCACTTGATAAATATTCAGTaggaataaaaaaatgtttttcagtGGAATGAATAAATTTGTATCTAATACAATTtctgaatataaaaattcgaattaCTTCTGCAAGGAAAATCAATGCCTCtcttatttcatttcatcagGATTTATGATACAGGctgtataattattatatatatcattattctgtataataattattcttgcaagATATCTTTTCGGTAATTCTTCGCACATAGGCTTACTTCGAAACTCCCTATCCACTCCCTCGATCCAATAAATGATTGTTCCTTATCATCCAGCGTGACGAGTGCTTCCTGTATACGTCTGATATTTGGAACGGATTGGTCCAAGTTCCGATTCCTTATAACCCACGAGCATATTGTTTGCAGAGTTCTATATCCACATCCCCAACCctaaattcaatatttcatcgtttttctctcttctccaTTGATATTCTCCCCAAAAAATAAGTTCAAATTACAGACCTTATCGTTAAAACCATCGCAACCATAGTGCCAATACTCGTAATCCCCTTGAACGAAAAAACTTTGACCGACTTCCGGCGCAGGGATATCACGATGAACGTTTCTCAATAAGTCGCTCGAATAATCGACGGTCATCGTTATCTCACGAAAATCATTGGACAATTACCCGTTTCGTTCCATCCAACGAGCCACGTAAAGCCACTCTACTTTCGCGTCTGTCGTAACCGCTTCGAAAAATCCTTAAACAGACCGTGGTTCGTACGGAATGGTAAATAGAGCGCGAAGCTTCGTATTTCCCGGTTCAGCAGTAATTCGCGGCCATTCCGTGTATTTTTCCTCCAACAACCTAACCTATCCAACTAACTTGCTCACCGTACCGTCATCGTTGCAATAATGATTCAGTGAAAGCGACTGACGATCGAGAAAACCTTTCGTAATCTACGATCTACGCGTCCGCATCGTCGTTCGAAAGTCGTTGTTTCACGAGTAGAAGAGGAAGCGCTGCCTTTATGATAGGCGTTAAATCGTGGCGTCACCTGCGAATACCTTCTCTCGTTTCTCGTCTACTATCGTCGTTCTCCTCGTATAAACGTATATTTGATACGGACGTGAAATCACGTACTACGCGGTCACGCGCACTTCGTTACGCGTTCCTCTTACTGGTTATCAAATACACGGTTCTTGGTAGCTCCGTGTGGCGTTACTGCGAGCGAAAAAAAGAGAGGGACAGAGTGATCGGCGTGAAGCTGACTGATAGAATGGACACTGGGATTTCATAGCAAAATGCCAATCAGACCAGACGACTGTGTGTGGATAAGACAAATGGATAAATAAGTGCGGTAGCAGCGTAAAATAACTGCGCGAAATTATACACGCCGAACAACAATTCGAAACTGTGCGGTGCTAAGGGCGAGTTATAGTTTACCTCCGGGGAAGATGAGAGCGATAATATTATGCACCTAATGGGTAAGTCGCGTAAATCTTGCCCGTGAACCTTATTCAATTAGCGGTAATCTATTCGAATGTAATTTCTTGATTTTATACACGGTGGCATCGTGTCAATTTGACAGGTACACAATAGACTTACCGTTTATCGATTTTCCGCTGATTAAACAATAAGAAAGAGCATTTATTTCGCGGGAACAGTTTCGGGGTTAGTTCAATGTTTATATGTCGTTATTTTGGTCGGTCATCGGTTTCTAGCAGGTTCGAAGGTCGTCACTTGGGAATATTGCCAAGTATTTTAGGTTATGTTTATTATGTCACCTTAATTAGCAAGCAATGCTTCAGAAAAGTTAGTTCGAATGCTTTAATGAGATAGATAGgaatttctaatttatacCTTCTTTTCGATTGAATAAACATACGATTTCGTAAGCGCGATGTTCTTTTACGTTGTAGACGTTGCTTGTTGTACTTTACATTAGGATGACACATACTGTCACTTTTTTGTTTACCAGTGTAAAGTTGAGAGATGATTCAGATATAAAGTTTGTAACAAAACGAGAAATATGTATGGTGCAGTGCGCGAAGAGGTCTCTGAAAGTTGGTTACACACGTATGATTTGAGCAGTACAATGATTCCTAATGTTAGTTCACCAATGGATGATGAGGAGCATTTTTGCAAGATGATCCTGTATAAAGAAATCAAAGATTCAAGGTAAGTGTTAATTTAGAGATATTTTTACAGATCTCCTGTaccaatttattttttgttttccaGAGTACGAATATGGGACATTGTCATATTGATACCAAACCtcttgtttcttttatttatcacAGTGAGATTTAATAGAGCACGGCTTAAATTACGAGCAACGAGTAGTCCAATATTTTTAGCATTTTATGGACTTGTCATTTGTAATGTAGTGATTTCAGTGATAAGATGTATCGTTTCAATGACTGTAAATGCAGCAGCCACCGTTGGTGGCAAAGCAGACAAAATACTGTGGGTAACAGTGAGATTTTTCCTGTTGTCCACAGAGATGAGCGTGGTTATATTTGGTTTGGCTTTTGGTGAGTTGATTTTGCTTTTGTTATTTAAGATTGCTTATTTAAAAAACTCCAAATACATAACTATTTATTTGTAGGACATTTGGATAGTCGCTCAAGTATTCGTAGGGTATTACTTGCCACGTCATTTATAGCATTGGCTTTTACCATAACCCAAGGAACCTTGGAGCTAGTTTTACCAGATGATACATTCCATATCCCTAGTAgagatttttatgtatttggTCATGGGGGAATGATGTTTTGGTTTTGCAGCAGTCTTGTTTTCACAATGGTAAATCTACGATGAAATAAGCATCGATGCATATTCACTGCAAACAATCCTAGTTATTATTACAATCTTGTTACagatatatctttttatattaatactGCCATGGACACGGTTACGAGACCGTTTAACCCTTCCAAGTATGTTGATCAACCTCATCATATTCGGTGCTTCATACGTATCTATATGTCACAAagtatctttttttttgcagCAAAAAAAAGTTTTTACATTTATGCTGGTACGTTAGCTATGCTCGACTTAGTACAATCAATTGGCGCAGGCTTTCTAAACTACACACAAAATCCGGTAGGATTATGTGTCGTGGATTTCACTGCTGCAGTTTATTTGACACTTTTTACACCTTTGGTTTATCATACATTCCTGTCTGAATTTTTTGGGTAAGTTACTACGTATGttcaaaaataattcaatatcCGAGAAATTGCGGACAGggacaaatgaaaaattttgttaCAGAGTTTCACAACCTTCGATAATGTTTTCATACAAGGCACAAGTAGACGATGCAATGGATGAAGACACGGTGTCGTTGCCGCATCAACAGAGCTTCTCCTCGTTAAAAACAGACAGCGATTATATTTATCAGGTCCATACTCCATCTATTCACATGCCCTTGTATGGTTCGCAAGTGTTAAAATCATCCAGCTCAAAACATGAAACCTCCCTGCACTCCTTAGCATCCACCAAAGACTCCAGAAGTGGTAGCGGACGTATCTACGATTCCCCAGCCGCTTTATATCGATCCACATCCGGCATCAAAAGCTTTTCCAGACGCCTGAGCACAGAAAAAAGCACTTCCGACCTCAAGAACTATCCCCTAACGAAATCCGACAATTTTATCGATTCCAAAAAGAGCTCGCTAGACCTAAAGTTGACTCACCATACTTGGGAGAGCAGGTCTACGTCACAATTCAAGTACGGTGGGCCTAGTAGCGTCTCAAATTTGCTTTTCGCGCCAAACACCGCTAGCAGCTTCTTGTATAAACCCCGGTTAAACGATAGCAATACTAATTTATTCTCCTTAACGAGAAAGGGTAGCTTGACGCACGAACGACAGAGATCTGAAAGTAACGTATCCAGccaattttttgaaattccaCCGCTAGAAAATACGTTGCAATCCATTTTGGATAGCAGTACGCCTCATCAAGAGTCTTTGACGAAAAGCAATACTACTGCGCAAGATttgcaaaatatacaaaagaaaGAACCGACTCCTTTGAAGCAGTACACTGGCACTGCAATGTCTGAAGTCGATGTTGAAGACACATTGTCTGATTCAGCAGATACTTCAACCGTCACGCAACATTTATTATCTAAACCTGTTTCTTCAACAAGCGAAGAGGTATATGAAAAACAAAGGAAgcaaaatacaaagaaaaaggAGTCCGGTGGACTGagtgattatttattatctctGACAACTTCGAACACTCAGAACAacgagaaaaatatcgaagtaAATCCTAGTCTTTCTCCCCCCCATTACACTAAATCTTATATGCAGAATGAATTgctgtaaatatttgttttaataatCGGTGTAAAGTCTAAGTCACTAGTTTTATATAAGAGAATCTTAATCTTAAACTCAATTCGTTTGATCAATTAGAACAAAGTGGATTATCCTTTGACATGGAAGAATTATAACGCgtatttgttaaataacaaTATAGATGTATCATAGTGTAAAATAGAGGTGCGCACAAGATGCTTTAttatgtgtacatatatagCATGTCTAGATTTAATTAAACTCATTAATGTAGCTGATGCActtggttttatttatttacactAACTTGGCAGTGGATAACgctaatatttttgttttgtgTTGCAACCAACATATTCCTCACATCAAACCCTATCGTTCGCTTTTTTTTACcttcaaagaagaaaaaaaaacagaaaagacaAAGACACAAAAGAAAAGTGAGATATATGAATTATTTGCACTCAGCTTGAAAGTACACGAACCTTATGTTATGTATAGTAGTGGAAATTTTCACTGTATAATGTCTTTGCacgaaatcaaatttttatcaattttaaagATTTTTAAAGTTTCTAGATCTTTTACGATCATCCAAATTTTGTTTATGATGAAACGTTCTATATTGTCCGCTGCCACTTCTCACAGCTTTGTTAAACGGTGCAACGAGAACTGTTCTTTTGTTCGCAGAATCACAGTGTCTATGACTCGACCCAGTTCGACACAAACTCCACACCGGTGAATCCACTGTACGCGGCGTCTCTGCAGAGTCCGGATAGCATAACCGGTTACAGTATAGATAGTCAAGAAGGCCAAGCCCAGGTGAACGGTTATCAACAGTGAACGAGCTGATCGTGTCTGGCGTGATTCGACTTACATTTACGGTCACGAACATGGATTCAACGATTAGTTCAACGATCGAgttcaatttcattgaaaGTGAACTACTGCGCGAAATccattgaaaaaaaaaaccgtGTTCCATCGTTCGATTCTCCCCTTTAAAGAATGAAACTAGAACGAAAGAACCCCGTACGATTTCACTGAAAGAATCTAGTCGCTACGAACATTTTTAGAACAGTGCAACGTTGATGAATCATTCTTTTGatttcatttctatttcttGTGATAGCATCAAGATAAAATAAGCGGTCGTGTGCTATTTGAAAAAGGATAAGGTTGAGTTTCTTATTCTCCGTTCAGGCGAATAGAGTTTCGTACTTAATCGATTAGATGATTCGTACTGTTAGGGAAACTGTTTAGACGATGTACGAAAGAAAGCATTTCATTATGTCGACATCGAAATGGTCAGCGAGCTGCTAACTTCTCGAGACAGATTTCATCAGTTGAATTCGACTTTCGACAACTTGCTTATCGTTTCTCCGTCCTCTTCACCAAAGACAGGCCTTCCCGGTCTCTCTGACTTTAGCGAAAGATCTGAGCACGATCCATGGTGAACCTCCCTCGCTATTTTCCTACTTTTGCAATTAAGAAAGCATTTTATGAACGACGAGCAAGGACAATATTGGAGAATGGTTCCCGTGACGAGCATAAAGATTTACTCGCGAGGATCGAAACATAAAAACTTAGAATTTTAAGGAGAACTCCTCGGTACTTCGTTGAAACTATTTACGAAAGACTCCATCCATCgtgtaatatgtatatacaccCTGTATTCTAGTGTAAAGGATCGTGCTATTTATAtactaatatattatatattatatattatatatacaagaatacataacgttatatttatcgatattgTATGTCCGTATTTGTGAACGTGCTAGTTCTGGCAGAGCCGCATCGGACACGACAAAATTCGTCTGCCTTTTTCTCAATTTGATACGTAACACGAATCATTCAGAAACCAGTGGCGATAAGTACTCATTGATTTTACTCTAATTAATATCCTCAGAGCGTAATGCGTTAAGACAATTGCGTTGATACGATATAATCGACATTTTGAGGCATTCCAAACGGTTCCTTTTAATCTTTCTTCCCCCTCGTATAGATCTGATCCCTTTACATTGCCATGTTTAACGCGAACCAACGATTTTTGTACCATTTTTAAATGTACTTTAGTCAGGAACCAAAGTCTCAAGATTCGAAATCACTCTTCAAAAATGTTCGTTCGATGTGGTGATTTTAAACTCGTCTCGATAATTCGATTGCTCCTTTAGAGGATCATTGGCGGTTATGATCGAACAGCAATATACACATTACACATCCTTTCGCGCATTTGCTAACGTTCAGATCCGTACGGATCTGTGTAAATACCACGAACAGACTTATCAAAAGCTCTCTGGAGGCCGAATCTCTCTGTCAATTGCAATGTCGATTCATTCACACTTACACGTACACGTAATTAAACACACTAACTCGTTCTACTCTA from Bombus huntii isolate Logan2020A chromosome 5, iyBomHunt1.1, whole genome shotgun sequence includes the following:
- the LOC126865441 gene encoding ufm1-specific protease 1, producing the protein MTVDYSSDLLRNVHRDIPAPEVGQSFFVQGDYEYWHYGCDGFNDKGWGCGYRTLQTICSWVIRNRNLDQSVPNIRRIQEALVTLDDKEQSFIGSREWIGSFEVCLVLNHLYEVLSKIVHVPNGRALRDQVPVIKGHFEEFGSPIMMGGDRDCSSKCVVGIHEGANNTYLLIVDPHFVGRATGTEQLENYRWVKWQRLDDFIGSSFYNLCLPQIKFISGYNK
- the LOC126865424 gene encoding transmembrane protein adipocyte-associated 1 homolog isoform X2, with the protein product MHLMVREEVSESWLHTYDLSSTMIPNVSSPMDDEEHFCKMILYKEIKDSRVRIWDIVILIPNLLFLLFITVRFNRARLKLRATSSPIFLAFYGLVICNVVISVIRCIVSMTVNAAATVGGKADKILWVTVRFFLLSTEMSVVIFGLAFGHLDSRSSIRRVLLATSFIALAFTITQGTLELVLPDDTFHIPSRDFYVFGHGGMMFWFCSSLVFTMIYLFILILPWTRLRDRLTLPTKKSFYIYAGTLAMLDLVQSIGAGFLNYTQNPVGLCVVDFTAAVYLTLFTPLVYHTFLSEFFGVSQPSIMFSYKAQVDDAMDEDTVSLPHQQSFSSLKTDSDYIYQVHTPSIHMPLYGSQVLKSSSSKHETSLHSLASTKDSRSGSGRIYDSPAALYRSTSGIKSFSRRLSTEKSTSDLKNYPLTKSDNFIDSKKSSLDLKLTHHTWESRSTSQFKYGGPSSVSNLLFAPNTASSFLYKPRLNDSNTNLFSLTRKGSLTHERQRSESNVSSQFFEIPPLENTLQSILDSSTPHQESLTKSNTTAQDLQNIQKKEPTPLKQYTGTAMSEVDVEDTLSDSADTSTVTQHLLSKPVSSTSEEVYEKQRKQNTKKKESGGLSDYLLSLTTSNTQNNEKNIEVNPSLSPPHYTKSYMQNELL
- the LOC126865424 gene encoding transmembrane protein adipocyte-associated 1 homolog isoform X1, which translates into the protein MYGAVREEVSESWLHTYDLSSTMIPNVSSPMDDEEHFCKMILYKEIKDSRVRIWDIVILIPNLLFLLFITVRFNRARLKLRATSSPIFLAFYGLVICNVVISVIRCIVSMTVNAAATVGGKADKILWVTVRFFLLSTEMSVVIFGLAFGHLDSRSSIRRVLLATSFIALAFTITQGTLELVLPDDTFHIPSRDFYVFGHGGMMFWFCSSLVFTMIYLFILILPWTRLRDRLTLPTKKSFYIYAGTLAMLDLVQSIGAGFLNYTQNPVGLCVVDFTAAVYLTLFTPLVYHTFLSEFFGVSQPSIMFSYKAQVDDAMDEDTVSLPHQQSFSSLKTDSDYIYQVHTPSIHMPLYGSQVLKSSSSKHETSLHSLASTKDSRSGSGRIYDSPAALYRSTSGIKSFSRRLSTEKSTSDLKNYPLTKSDNFIDSKKSSLDLKLTHHTWESRSTSQFKYGGPSSVSNLLFAPNTASSFLYKPRLNDSNTNLFSLTRKGSLTHERQRSESNVSSQFFEIPPLENTLQSILDSSTPHQESLTKSNTTAQDLQNIQKKEPTPLKQYTGTAMSEVDVEDTLSDSADTSTVTQHLLSKPVSSTSEEVYEKQRKQNTKKKESGGLSDYLLSLTTSNTQNNEKNIEVNPSLSPPHYTKSYMQNELL
- the LOC126865424 gene encoding transmembrane protein adipocyte-associated 1 homolog isoform X3; the protein is MYGAVREEVSESWLHTYDLSSTMIPNVSSPMDDEEHFCKMILYKEIKDSRVRIWDIVILIPNLLFLLFITVRFNRARLKLRATSSPIFLAFYGLVICNVVISVIRCIVSMTVNAAATVGGKADKILWVTVRFFLLSTEMSVVIFGLAFGHLDSRSSIRRVLLATSFIALAFTITQGTLELVLPDDTFHIPSRDFYVFGHGGMMFWFCSSLVFTMIYLFILILPWTRLRDRLTLPTKKSFYIYAGTLAMLDLVQSIGAGFLNYTQNPVGLCVVDFTAAVYLTLFTPLVYHTFLSEFFGVSQPSIMFSYKAQVDDAMDEDTVSLPHQQSFSSLKTDSDYIYQNHSVYDSTQFDTNSTPVNPLYAASLQSPDSITGYSIDSQEGQAQVNGYQQ